The following coding sequences lie in one Variovorax terrae genomic window:
- a CDS encoding tripartite tricarboxylate transporter permease gives MEFLSDLSSGLMALASLPVALAILVGAALGIIVGVLPGVGPGVTIAVLLPFTYGMPPLVGICLLLGVYCGAFYGGAVTSILIRTPGEASSIMTMLDGYPMARRGEAQRALSLAFMSAFVGGIVSALLLGLAARPLSVVAGRFGAAESVMAIVLAALCVAKAYRRQFFPALMMTGLGFFIATVGIDPNSNELRYTLGTGELLNGLPLVPVAVGLFGMAQALVMISSPRPTFDATLLSSAGLSWRAFLEPLRYPKTMGKGLLLGAAIGVLPAVGSVLSTSLAYFWAKRGATDPTPFGSGNPEGIVAAESANNSNSGGAMITVLTLGIPGDAITAIIMGVFVVHGIVPGPTLFIERPEIVNGVFAGLLVLNIVILALLVLTIRPLARLAYVDARILGVGILALSFVGAFAAANSTYYVWVATGFGAFGWLCARLNIPTIPLILGMVMGDTLEASLRQALSVSEGSLLVFLTRPMSACMAAGAVLLLAWPLIERLARQIFVRPSSTQRHPS, from the coding sequence ATGGAGTTCCTGAGCGACTTGTCCTCCGGCCTGATGGCGCTGGCCTCGCTGCCCGTCGCGCTCGCGATCCTGGTCGGCGCGGCGCTGGGCATCATCGTGGGCGTCCTGCCGGGCGTGGGGCCGGGCGTCACCATCGCGGTGCTGCTGCCCTTCACCTACGGCATGCCGCCGCTGGTGGGCATCTGCCTGCTGCTGGGCGTTTATTGCGGCGCCTTCTATGGCGGCGCCGTGACCTCGATCCTGATCCGCACGCCGGGCGAGGCCTCGTCGATCATGACCATGCTCGACGGCTATCCCATGGCGCGGCGCGGCGAGGCCCAGCGCGCCCTGTCCCTGGCCTTCATGTCGGCCTTCGTGGGCGGCATCGTGAGCGCCCTGCTGCTGGGGCTGGCGGCGCGCCCGCTGTCCGTCGTCGCGGGCCGCTTCGGCGCCGCCGAAAGCGTGATGGCCATCGTGCTGGCGGCCCTGTGCGTGGCCAAGGCCTATCGCCGCCAGTTCTTTCCGGCGCTGATGATGACGGGGCTGGGCTTCTTCATCGCCACCGTGGGTATCGATCCGAACTCCAACGAGCTGCGCTACACGCTGGGCACCGGCGAGCTGCTCAACGGCCTGCCGCTGGTGCCTGTGGCGGTCGGCCTGTTCGGCATGGCGCAGGCGCTGGTCATGATTTCCTCGCCCCGCCCCACGTTCGATGCGACGCTGCTGTCGAGCGCCGGGCTTTCCTGGCGCGCGTTCCTCGAACCCCTGCGCTATCCGAAGACCATGGGCAAGGGCCTGCTGCTCGGCGCCGCCATCGGCGTTCTGCCGGCCGTGGGCTCGGTCCTGTCCACCTCGCTCGCCTACTTCTGGGCCAAGCGCGGGGCCACCGATCCGACGCCGTTCGGCAGCGGCAACCCGGAGGGCATCGTCGCCGCCGAATCGGCCAACAACTCCAATTCGGGCGGCGCGATGATCACGGTGCTCACGCTCGGCATTCCGGGCGATGCCATCACCGCGATCATCATGGGCGTGTTCGTCGTCCACGGCATCGTCCCCGGCCCCACGCTGTTCATCGAGCGCCCCGAGATCGTCAACGGCGTGTTCGCCGGGCTGCTGGTGCTGAACATCGTCATCCTCGCGCTGCTGGTGCTGACCATCCGGCCGCTGGCGCGGCTGGCCTATGTCGACGCACGGATCCTGGGCGTCGGCATCCTGGCGCTGAGCTTCGTGGGCGCCTTTGCCGCGGCCAACTCGACCTACTATGTCTGGGTTGCCACGGGCTTCGGCGCCTTCGGCTGGCTGTGCGCGCGGCTGAACATCCCGACCATTCCGCTGATCCTCGGCATGGTGATGGGCGACACGCTGGAAGCCTCGCTGCGCCAGGCCCTGAGCGTCAGCGAAGGTTCGCTGCTGGTCTTCCTCACGCGGCCCATGTCGGCCTGCATGGCCGCCGGCGCGGTGCTGCTGCTCGCCTGGCCGCTGATCGAGCGGCTCGCACGCCAGATCTTCGTGCGCCCTTCCTCCACCCAACGCCATCCCTCATGA
- a CDS encoding class II histone deacetylase, translating to MTTTGFVTDELCFWHDPGNYALMLKPGGFIEPYNRHIENADPKRRLLNLLDVSGLLGQMTAIAARDAEPAELTRLHSPDYVARVRQLAEGGGGDTGMGAPISSNGWSAARRSAGCALSAVDAVMQQRVDTAYALTRPPGHHAEPEQGMGFCIFANAALAAEHAIRQYGVQRVAIVDWDVHFGNGTQKCFEARRDVLTISVHQQAGFPLVKGEADELGTGDGLGYNLNVPLPPGCGFGAYRHAFEQIVLPALEAYRPELIIVACGYDAGRLDPLGRMMLDGHAFRWMTAAMQDMARRHAQGRLVMTHEGGYCPVSVPFFGLAVLEQLSGIATEATCPFTAHHALIPGQALQDHQRQLVAALTGHFEDVRQRHWSHPAP from the coding sequence ATGACCACCACTGGCTTCGTCACCGACGAACTGTGCTTCTGGCACGACCCGGGCAACTACGCCCTGATGCTCAAACCCGGCGGCTTCATCGAGCCCTACAACCGCCACATCGAGAACGCCGACCCGAAGCGGCGCCTGCTCAACCTGCTCGATGTGTCCGGCCTGCTCGGGCAGATGACCGCGATCGCCGCGCGCGATGCCGAACCGGCCGAACTCACGCGCCTGCATTCGCCCGACTACGTCGCGCGCGTGCGCCAGCTCGCGGAGGGCGGCGGCGGCGACACCGGCATGGGCGCGCCGATCTCCTCCAACGGGTGGAGCGCGGCGCGCCGCTCCGCGGGTTGCGCGCTGAGCGCGGTCGATGCCGTGATGCAGCAGCGCGTCGACACGGCCTATGCGCTCACGCGCCCGCCCGGCCACCACGCCGAGCCGGAGCAGGGCATGGGCTTTTGCATCTTCGCCAACGCGGCGCTGGCGGCAGAGCATGCGATCCGCCAGTACGGCGTGCAGCGCGTCGCCATCGTCGACTGGGATGTGCACTTCGGCAACGGCACGCAGAAATGCTTCGAGGCGCGCCGCGACGTGCTCACGATCTCGGTCCACCAGCAGGCGGGATTTCCGCTGGTCAAGGGAGAAGCGGACGAACTCGGCACGGGCGATGGCCTGGGCTACAACCTGAACGTTCCGCTGCCGCCCGGCTGCGGCTTCGGTGCCTACCGGCACGCGTTCGAGCAGATCGTCCTGCCCGCGCTGGAGGCCTACCGGCCCGAACTCATCATCGTCGCCTGCGGCTACGATGCGGGCCGGCTCGACCCGCTGGGGCGCATGATGCTGGACGGCCATGCGTTCCGCTGGATGACGGCGGCCATGCAGGACATGGCCCGGCGCCACGCGCAGGGCCGCCTGGTGATGACGCACGAGGGCGGCTATTGCCCGGTGTCCGTGCCGTTCTTTGGCCTGGCGGTGCTGGAGCAGTTGTCAGGGATCGCGACCGAGGCCACCTGCCCGTTCACCGCGCACCACGCGCTGATCCCGGGCCAGGCCCTGCAGGACCATCAGCGCCAGCTGGTCGCGGCGCTCACCGGGCACTTCGAGGACGTGCGCCAGCGCCACTGGAGCCACCCGGCGCCCTGA
- a CDS encoding UxaA family hydrolase: MTASASLLHLHPHDNVYVAKTSLALGQEIPELGVRTRAQVPAGHKIAARRIAAGEQVKKYDTVIGVATRDLEPGDYVHSHNLQLVDHYRDPAFGADVRPVQYVPEGERANFQGFVRADGRVGTRNFIGILSSVNCSATVIKNIAAHFTPERLAAFPNVDGVAAFAQTSGCGMSSPSEHFDVLRRTLAGYARHPNLAGVLIVGLGCERNQVDSLVDSQGLAKGNLMRTMVMQDVGGTRATIAAGIAAIEEMLPTANAAQRSPVSASHLKIGLECGGSDGFSGITANPALGAAMDILVRHGGTAILSETPEIHGVEFMLTRRAISPEVGQKLLDRLAWWGKYTAGHNAQFNGVVGHGNQAGGLANIFEKSLGSAMKGGTTPLRAVYEYAEPITEHGFVFMDSPGYDPVASTGQIASGANLICFTTGRGSMFGSKPAPTIKLASNTPMYQRLEEDMDINCGLIVDGECSVPEMGQRIFEQILRHASGEATKSEALGLGDHEFVPWHLGIVS, encoded by the coding sequence ATGACCGCCTCTGCCTCCCTGCTGCACCTGCACCCCCACGACAACGTCTACGTCGCCAAGACGTCGCTGGCGCTGGGCCAGGAGATTCCCGAACTCGGCGTGCGCACGCGCGCCCAGGTGCCCGCGGGCCACAAGATCGCCGCGCGCCGCATCGCCGCAGGCGAGCAGGTGAAGAAGTACGACACCGTGATCGGCGTCGCCACGCGCGACTTGGAGCCCGGCGATTACGTGCACAGCCACAACCTCCAGCTGGTGGACCACTATCGCGACCCGGCCTTCGGCGCAGACGTGCGGCCCGTCCAGTATGTGCCCGAGGGCGAGCGTGCCAACTTCCAGGGCTTCGTACGCGCGGACGGCCGCGTGGGCACGCGCAACTTCATCGGCATCCTGTCGTCGGTGAACTGCTCGGCCACGGTCATCAAGAACATCGCCGCGCATTTCACGCCCGAGCGGCTGGCGGCCTTCCCGAATGTGGATGGCGTGGCCGCCTTCGCACAGACCAGCGGCTGCGGCATGTCCTCGCCCAGCGAACATTTCGACGTGCTGCGCCGCACACTGGCCGGCTATGCGCGCCACCCCAACCTGGCGGGCGTGCTCATCGTGGGCCTGGGCTGCGAGCGCAACCAGGTGGATTCGCTTGTGGATTCGCAGGGTCTGGCCAAAGGCAACCTGATGCGCACGATGGTGATGCAGGACGTGGGCGGCACGCGCGCCACCATCGCGGCGGGCATCGCGGCCATCGAGGAGATGCTGCCCACAGCCAACGCGGCGCAGCGCAGCCCGGTGAGCGCGAGCCACCTCAAGATCGGCCTGGAGTGCGGTGGCTCCGACGGCTTCTCGGGCATCACGGCCAACCCGGCGCTGGGCGCGGCCATGGACATCCTGGTGCGCCATGGCGGCACGGCCATCCTGTCGGAAACGCCCGAGATCCACGGCGTGGAATTCATGCTCACGCGCCGCGCCATCAGCCCCGAGGTCGGGCAAAAGCTGCTGGACCGCCTGGCCTGGTGGGGAAAATACACTGCGGGGCATAACGCCCAGTTCAACGGCGTGGTGGGCCACGGCAACCAGGCCGGCGGCCTGGCCAACATCTTCGAGAAATCGCTGGGCTCGGCCATGAAGGGCGGCACCACGCCGCTGCGCGCAGTGTACGAATACGCCGAGCCCATCACCGAGCACGGCTTCGTCTTCATGGACTCGCCGGGCTACGACCCGGTGGCCTCCACGGGCCAGATCGCCAGCGGCGCCAACCTGATCTGCTTCACCACCGGGCGCGGCTCCATGTTCGGCAGCAAGCCCGCACCCACGATCAAGCTGGCCAGCAACACACCCATGTACCAGCGCCTGGAGGAAGACATGGACATCAACTGCGGCCTGATCGTGGACGGCGAATGCAGCGTGCCCGAAATGGGACAGCGCATCTTCGAGCAGATCCTGCGCCATGCCAGCGGCGAGGCCACCAAGAGCGAGGCCCTGGGCCTGGGCGACCACGAATTCGTGCCCTGGCACCTGGGCATCGTCAGTTGA
- a CDS encoding tripartite tricarboxylate transporter substrate binding protein has protein sequence MQASRRRFVTGSLSSLALAAAGVRPAAAADYPGRPITFICPWPAGGTADQSMRTICQVAARVLRQPIAVDNRAGAAGMVGAKAIASAKPDGYTIGQIPISVTRFSQLGTLAADPRKDFTYLARTSGQTFGIAVLPSSPFKTLKDMVAHAKAQPGRVTYAHAGIGGATHVGMEEFALAAGIQLNAIAYKGGAAALQDTLGGQVDMLADSSSWAPHVESGKLRLLATWGEQRTPRFKDTPTLKELGFNVVVDAPNGIGAPRGLPPDVEKKLRDAFHFAVNSDEFKAVAERIDAPLMYLDGPDYQKYVKATYDKETLLIQRLKLKELLTKG, from the coding sequence ATGCAAGCATCCCGCCGCAGGTTCGTAACCGGCTCCCTGAGTTCCCTGGCCCTGGCCGCCGCCGGCGTCCGCCCGGCCGCCGCCGCCGACTACCCCGGGCGCCCCATCACCTTCATCTGCCCCTGGCCTGCGGGCGGCACGGCCGACCAGTCGATGCGCACCATCTGCCAGGTAGCCGCGCGTGTGCTCAGGCAGCCGATTGCCGTGGACAACCGGGCCGGCGCAGCCGGCATGGTGGGTGCGAAGGCCATCGCCAGCGCCAAGCCCGACGGCTACACCATCGGCCAGATCCCGATCTCGGTCACGCGCTTCTCGCAGCTCGGCACACTCGCCGCCGACCCGCGCAAGGACTTCACCTACCTCGCCCGCACCTCGGGCCAGACCTTCGGCATCGCCGTGCTGCCGAGCTCGCCCTTCAAGACGCTCAAGGACATGGTGGCCCATGCCAAGGCCCAGCCCGGCCGGGTGACCTATGCGCATGCCGGCATCGGCGGTGCCACGCATGTCGGCATGGAAGAATTCGCGCTGGCCGCGGGCATCCAGCTCAACGCCATCGCCTACAAGGGCGGCGCAGCTGCGCTGCAGGACACCCTGGGCGGCCAGGTCGACATGCTGGCAGACTCCAGCAGCTGGGCGCCGCATGTCGAGAGCGGCAAGCTGCGCCTGCTGGCCACCTGGGGCGAGCAACGCACGCCGCGCTTCAAGGACACGCCCACGCTCAAGGAACTGGGCTTCAACGTGGTGGTGGACGCCCCCAACGGCATCGGCGCGCCCAGGGGCTTGCCGCCGGACGTGGAGAAGAAGCTGCGCGACGCCTTCCACTTCGCCGTGAACAGCGACGAGTTCAAAGCCGTCGCCGAGAGGATCGACGCGCCCCTCATGTACCTGGACGGCCCCGACTACCAGAAGTACGTGAAGGCCACGTACGACAAGGAAACCCTGCTGATCCAGCGCCTGAAGCTCAAGGAACTGCTGACCAAGGGCTGA
- a CDS encoding NAD-dependent succinate-semialdehyde dehydrogenase — protein sequence MPLTLTRPELIRSANFIGGQWQPAADAVLPVTDPATGAAITCVPDSGAAEARAALDAAHAAFPAWRKLSAKQRAALIKRWNDLVLAHQDDLGALISLEQGKPLAEGKGEVAYAASYIEWFGEEATRMNGEVIPAPVPGRRMFALREPVGVVAAITPWNFPAAMIARKIAPALAAGCTVVCKPAEDTPLTSLALVLLAHEAGVPPGVLNIVTASRGKTPEVVDVWLDDPRVRKITFTGSTPVGKHLARRSADTLKKLSLELGGNAPFIVFEDADIDAAVDGFMAAKFRNGGQTCVCPNRVFVQRGVFDAFAGKLAARVAALKVGPASDPASQIGPMINDRAVEKIEHHVNDAVARGAKVLTGGQRLTQLGPTYYAPTVLTGADATMACACEETFGPVAPLTVFDSEDEVIAAANDTPFGLAAYFYSQNARRIWRVADALESGIVGINEGALAAEAAPFGGVKESGYGREGSTHGLDDYLHTKYVCQGQLD from the coding sequence ATGCCCTTGACCCTCACCCGCCCCGAGCTGATCCGCAGCGCCAACTTCATCGGCGGCCAGTGGCAGCCTGCGGCGGACGCCGTGCTCCCCGTCACCGACCCGGCCACCGGCGCCGCCATCACCTGCGTCCCCGACTCGGGCGCCGCCGAGGCGCGCGCCGCGCTGGACGCCGCGCACGCGGCCTTTCCCGCCTGGCGCAAGCTGTCGGCCAAGCAGCGCGCCGCACTCATCAAGCGCTGGAACGACCTCGTGCTGGCCCACCAGGACGACCTGGGCGCGCTGATCTCGCTGGAGCAGGGCAAGCCCCTGGCCGAAGGCAAGGGCGAGGTGGCCTATGCCGCCAGCTACATCGAGTGGTTCGGCGAAGAGGCCACGCGCATGAACGGCGAGGTGATTCCCGCGCCCGTGCCGGGCCGGCGCATGTTCGCGCTGCGCGAGCCCGTGGGCGTGGTGGCCGCCATCACGCCGTGGAACTTCCCGGCCGCGATGATCGCGCGCAAGATCGCACCGGCGCTGGCCGCCGGCTGCACCGTGGTCTGCAAGCCCGCCGAGGACACGCCCCTCACCTCGCTCGCGCTGGTGCTGCTGGCGCACGAGGCGGGCGTGCCGCCGGGTGTGCTCAACATCGTCACCGCCTCGCGCGGGAAGACGCCCGAGGTGGTGGATGTGTGGCTCGACGACCCGCGCGTGCGCAAGATCACCTTCACCGGCTCCACGCCCGTGGGCAAGCACCTGGCGCGCCGCAGTGCCGACACGCTCAAGAAACTCTCGCTCGAACTCGGCGGTAACGCGCCCTTCATCGTGTTCGAGGATGCGGATATCGACGCGGCCGTAGACGGCTTCATGGCTGCCAAGTTCCGCAACGGCGGCCAGACCTGCGTGTGCCCCAACCGCGTGTTCGTGCAGCGCGGCGTGTTCGACGCCTTCGCCGGCAAGCTTGCTGCGCGCGTGGCAGCGCTGAAAGTGGGGCCGGCCAGCGACCCGGCCTCGCAGATCGGCCCCATGATCAACGACCGCGCCGTGGAGAAGATCGAGCACCACGTCAACGACGCCGTGGCCAGGGGCGCGAAAGTGCTCACGGGCGGCCAGCGCCTCACGCAGCTGGGCCCCACCTATTACGCGCCCACGGTGCTCACGGGCGCCGACGCCACCATGGCCTGCGCCTGCGAGGAAACCTTCGGCCCCGTGGCGCCGCTCACCGTGTTCGACAGCGAAGACGAAGTGATCGCCGCCGCCAACGACACGCCCTTCGGTCTCGCCGCCTACTTCTACAGCCAGAACGCGCGCCGCATCTGGCGCGTGGCCGATGCCCTTGAGAGCGGCATTGTCGGCATCAACGAAGGCGCGCTGGCCGCCGAGGCCGCGCCCTTTGGCGGCGTGAAGGAATCGGGCTACGGCCGCGAAGGCTCCACCCATGGGCTCGACGACTACCTGCACACCAAGTACGTCTGCCAGGGGCAGCTGGACTGA
- a CDS encoding NAD(P)-dependent oxidoreductase — protein sequence MTTPVFHVLVTAEHWAPEAQALVQAAGGQLHFMAEPITEDSLATRLAQTSAQALVLRGSKPVTAQVLRAAPALRIVAKNGAGVDSVDLEAARAQGVAVAVALAANAPAVAEHALALMLALVRQLPQLDRQVRTGHWAGSSWQGRDFRGSTVGIIGYGAIGRATAQLATALGAQVLVLRPPGQADGLACEPDLHRLLPQLDILSLHCPLTERTRGLIGARELALLRPGSLLVNTARGPVVDEAALVAALQSGHLAGAGLDTFDTEPLPPGHALTLLPQVLLTPHVAGVTRQAALRVATITAHNLVDHLAGRPLPAGHLL from the coding sequence ATGACCACTCCCGTTTTTCACGTTCTCGTCACCGCCGAGCACTGGGCGCCCGAAGCCCAGGCGCTGGTCCAGGCCGCCGGCGGGCAGCTCCACTTCATGGCCGAGCCGATCACTGAAGACAGCCTGGCCACGCGGCTGGCGCAAACCAGCGCCCAGGCCCTGGTGCTGCGCGGCTCCAAGCCCGTGACGGCACAGGTGCTGCGCGCCGCGCCGGCGCTGCGCATCGTCGCCAAGAACGGCGCGGGCGTGGACAGCGTGGACCTGGAGGCCGCCCGCGCGCAAGGCGTGGCCGTGGCTGTGGCGCTGGCCGCCAATGCCCCGGCCGTGGCCGAACATGCGCTGGCGCTGATGCTGGCCCTCGTGCGCCAGTTGCCGCAGCTCGACCGCCAGGTGCGCACCGGCCACTGGGCCGGCAGCAGCTGGCAGGGGCGGGACTTCCGCGGCTCGACGGTCGGCATCATCGGCTACGGCGCCATCGGCCGCGCCACAGCGCAGTTGGCCACGGCCCTGGGCGCGCAGGTGCTGGTGCTGCGCCCGCCAGGGCAGGCCGATGGCTTGGCCTGCGAGCCCGATCTGCACCGCCTGCTGCCGCAGCTGGACATCCTGAGCCTGCACTGCCCGCTGACCGAGCGCACGCGCGGCCTGATCGGTGCGCGCGAGCTGGCGCTGCTGCGCCCGGGCAGCCTGCTGGTCAACACCGCGCGCGGCCCTGTCGTCGATGAGGCCGCGCTCGTCGCCGCGCTGCAGAGCGGCCACCTGGCCGGTGCCGGGCTCGACACCTTCGACACCGAACCGCTGCCGCCCGGCCATGCGCTCACCCTGTTGCCGCAGGTGCTGCTGACCCCGCACGTGGCCGGCGTGACGCGCCAGGCCGCGCTGCGCGTGGCAACCATCACCGCCCACAACCTCGTGGACCACCTGGCTGGCCGGCCCCTGCCTGCCGGCCACCTGCTCTGA
- a CDS encoding LysR substrate-binding domain-containing protein, which produces MTDIDRVLRSNLKLRHLQLLVALDEFRHLGRAAEFLSVTQPAVSKMLVEIERMFGLDLFHRSTRGTEPTAYGATVVRFARSVLADYRRTRDEIDAVASGGMGRVSVGAMVVATPGLLMPAIDELKRRSALTTVMVEEGDLTRLLPRLRVGEIDLIVGRLEPGYASPDLEAEALYAEPMCIVVSPGHPLAAEPRPDWAMLAQQPWVVPPPWASSRVKLGQMFYKHRLVPPADIVETASFLMTLSVVRQRPAVGFLALSVARHFAREGLLAILKVKVPIELPPVGIMTLRGRPPTPASELMLDCLRSAAASREAQRKTPPVRAPGGSSGAGARPRSAR; this is translated from the coding sequence ATGACTGACATCGACCGGGTCCTGCGCTCCAACCTCAAGCTGCGCCACCTGCAACTGCTGGTGGCGCTCGATGAATTCCGCCATCTGGGCCGTGCGGCCGAGTTCCTGTCCGTCACCCAGCCGGCCGTGTCCAAGATGCTGGTGGAGATCGAGCGCATGTTCGGGCTGGACCTGTTCCATCGCTCCACCCGCGGCACGGAACCGACGGCCTACGGCGCCACGGTGGTCCGGTTCGCCCGCTCCGTGCTGGCCGACTACCGGCGCACGCGCGACGAGATCGACGCGGTGGCCAGTGGCGGCATGGGGCGCGTCAGCGTGGGCGCGATGGTCGTGGCCACCCCCGGCCTGCTGATGCCGGCCATCGACGAGCTCAAGCGGCGCAGCGCGCTGACCACCGTCATGGTGGAGGAGGGGGATCTCACGCGGCTTTTGCCCCGGCTGCGCGTGGGCGAGATCGATCTGATCGTCGGCCGCCTGGAGCCCGGCTATGCCTCGCCCGACCTGGAAGCCGAAGCCCTGTACGCCGAACCCATGTGCATCGTCGTCAGCCCAGGGCACCCGCTGGCGGCCGAGCCCAGGCCCGACTGGGCCATGCTCGCGCAGCAGCCCTGGGTCGTGCCGCCGCCCTGGGCGTCGTCACGGGTCAAGCTGGGCCAGATGTTCTACAAGCACCGCCTGGTCCCGCCGGCCGACATCGTGGAGACGGCTTCGTTCCTGATGACGCTGTCGGTCGTGCGCCAGCGGCCGGCCGTGGGCTTCCTGGCGCTGAGCGTGGCCAGGCACTTCGCGCGCGAAGGATTGCTGGCCATCCTGAAGGTGAAGGTGCCGATTGAACTGCCGCCGGTCGGCATCATGACGCTGCGCGGACGACCGCCGACGCCTGCGAGCGAGCTCATGCTCGACTGCCTGCGAAGCGCGGCGGCGTCGCGCGAGGCCCAGCGCAAGACGCCGCCCGTCAGGGCGCCGGGTGGCTCCAGTGGCGCTGGCGCACGTCCTCGAAGTGCCCGGTGA
- the hpaI gene encoding 4-hydroxy-2-oxoheptanedioate aldolase gives MPAHNPFKSALAARQPQIGLWLSMADPYLAEAAATARYDWLLIDGEHAPNDLRGTLAALQAVAPYPSQPVVRVVEGRTALIKQMLDIGAKSLLVPMVDTASQARAIVAATQYPPRGVRGVGSAVARASQWSSRSDYLAVADDEICLLVQAETTTALSNLEAICAVDGVHGVFIGPADLAASMGHRGNPGHPEVQAAIEGAMKTIIASGKAAGTLTSDPALARRYLELGCTFVAVGVDVLLFASAARKLRTDFGGQPVADTGRPSAAY, from the coding sequence ATGCCCGCACACAACCCCTTCAAATCCGCCCTGGCCGCGCGCCAGCCCCAGATCGGCCTGTGGCTGTCGATGGCCGACCCGTATCTGGCCGAAGCCGCCGCCACCGCGCGCTACGACTGGCTACTGATTGACGGCGAGCACGCCCCCAATGACTTGCGCGGCACCTTGGCCGCGCTGCAGGCCGTAGCCCCCTACCCCAGCCAGCCCGTGGTGCGCGTGGTGGAAGGCCGCACCGCCCTCATCAAGCAGATGCTGGACATCGGCGCCAAGTCGCTGTTGGTGCCGATGGTGGACACGGCAAGCCAAGCCCGCGCCATTGTGGCCGCCACGCAGTACCCGCCCCGGGGCGTGCGCGGCGTGGGCAGCGCCGTGGCCCGCGCCTCGCAATGGAGCAGCCGCAGCGACTACCTGGCCGTGGCCGACGACGAAATCTGCCTGCTGGTGCAGGCCGAAACCACCACGGCGCTCTCGAACCTCGAAGCCATCTGCGCCGTGGACGGCGTGCATGGCGTGTTCATCGGCCCGGCCGACCTCGCCGCCTCGATGGGCCATCGCGGCAACCCCGGCCACCCCGAGGTGCAGGCGGCCATCGAGGGCGCCATGAAGACCATCATCGCCAGCGGCAAGGCCGCCGGCACGCTGACTTCCGACCCGGCTCTGGCGCGGCGCTACCTCGAGCTGGGCTGCACCTTCGTGGCCGTGGGCGTGGACGTGCTGCTGTTCGCCAGCGCGGCGCGCAAGCTGCGTACCGATTTCGGCGGCCAGCCCGTGGCCGACACAGGCCGCCCCAGCGCCGCGTACTGA
- a CDS encoding Bug family tripartite tricarboxylate transporter substrate binding protein: MKKLLFKGLAALCMGAAVLPIAAQESKTVMKIVVPFNPGGGSDLFARLIAPGLSETLKATVIVENRAGAGGVIGADYVAKSKPDGNTLLLSDASAYAINPHLYPSLPYKSSQLQPVIDVARFANVLVVPAHSPYASMADIVRAAKQSPDKLTIASSGNGSSTHLTAVMMQRLGRFSLTHVPYKGSGPAFTDLLGGQVDMMFSGLPAVSEYIKGNKLKAVAIASARRSPFAPEVPTMAEAGLAGFESFISQGLFAPAGTPAETVTRINAAVNQLLSSPEMGKRLVQLKAEFQPGSAADYQKWLDAQSDTWARLIKDASIKID; this comes from the coding sequence ATGAAAAAACTGTTGTTCAAAGGATTGGCCGCCCTGTGCATGGGCGCCGCCGTGCTGCCCATCGCGGCACAGGAGTCCAAGACCGTCATGAAAATCGTGGTGCCGTTCAACCCGGGCGGCGGATCGGACCTGTTCGCCCGGCTGATCGCGCCCGGCCTGTCCGAGACGCTCAAGGCCACGGTGATCGTGGAAAACCGCGCGGGCGCGGGCGGCGTGATCGGCGCGGACTATGTGGCCAAGTCCAAACCCGACGGCAACACGCTGCTGCTGTCGGATGCGTCGGCCTACGCCATCAACCCGCACCTGTACCCCAGCCTGCCCTACAAGAGCAGCCAGCTCCAGCCGGTGATCGATGTCGCGCGCTTTGCCAACGTGCTGGTCGTGCCGGCCCACTCGCCCTACGCCAGCATGGCCGACATCGTGCGCGCCGCGAAGCAGTCGCCCGACAAGCTCACGATCGCCTCATCGGGCAACGGCAGCAGCACTCATCTGACCGCGGTGATGATGCAGCGCCTGGGCCGCTTCTCGCTCACGCACGTGCCCTACAAGGGCAGCGGCCCGGCGTTCACCGACCTCCTGGGCGGCCAGGTGGACATGATGTTCAGCGGCCTGCCGGCGGTGTCCGAATACATCAAGGGCAACAAGCTCAAGGCCGTGGCGATCGCATCGGCCAGGCGTTCGCCGTTCGCGCCCGAGGTGCCGACCATGGCCGAGGCCGGCCTCGCCGGATTCGAGTCCTTCATCTCGCAGGGCCTGTTCGCCCCCGCCGGCACGCCCGCGGAAACGGTCACCCGGATCAACGCCGCGGTGAACCAGCTCCTGAGTTCGCCCGAGATGGGCAAGCGCCTGGTGCAGTTGAAAGCCGAGTTCCAGCCGGGCAGCGCCGCCGACTACCAGAAGTGGCTGGACGCACAGTCGGACACCTGGGCCCGGCTGATCAAGGACGCGTCGATCAAGATCGATTGA